In a genomic window of Epinephelus lanceolatus isolate andai-2023 chromosome 3, ASM4190304v1, whole genome shotgun sequence:
- the LOC117255711 gene encoding uncharacterized protein LOC117255711, protein MEYCFLKGFLVVLLIQHCTSEGLSTSIQSSTAVTLQDDQALPPEPELLPADVVPVVAPPSLKEVQQAVQEASEQVEGRGAEEVLKELLERVVEAALGQVEGGGEAKADEAAAQEAAEEDALEADAEAEVLEQVVEEEVEGEDTGAKGGDTDVGEEQEVAEVDASEDVAEGGKGVVEGEATAGSVVETTAGVETEDREVEGVEVIDESLDTQVSQEVVEETGAALEETGGYLAAEEAQAEDGKEQVVLSEENGAAETETQEVEETPGVVEAAVESDPSLAVSDVEQTGDPWKNEETIVDEIEGEVIVPSSDNYEIESTQSVVGEPVEEEEVNVMKGAEGLGVEDEQGYLVVEGGAAGEVEAEGTIVGEAEGGERHREGVGKEESVALVNEGGDHQAGEEDHIAPETSHSSEKEDQEVLVISAPEPEDSDEVSIEQIPEIQVPTPSPSLGGVEARENTLGDEKSSDGNEIITPTDDLLPHDPVVAQPTLDNFVKDGLAEAPQAEGEKLGEANELVEDTAGNTETSELGLEAWKIGAISAAAFLVLETVIIIIYILKCRNKNSAPALQRACEEGCVEPEAATGGDCSDDTLPAGNGDAQQIAALDLSDVASTLAQNKEMHEEEHAIAMSDLPPSSAEESANTGPGPDSSQDLRTSIL, encoded by the exons ATGGAGTACTGCTTTTTAAAAGGATTCCTGGTGGTTTTGTTGATACAACACTGCACGTCTGAAG GTCTGTCTACCTCCATCCAGTCCTCCACAGCGGTCACCCTGCAAGATGACCAGGCCTTACCCCCTGAACCAGAGCTGCTTCCTGCAGATGTGGTACCCGTGGTGGCCCCCCCTAGCCTGAAGGAGGTGCAGCAGGCCGTGCAGGAGGCCTCAGAGCAGGTGGAAGGTCGTGGGGCAGAGGAAGTGTTGAAGGAGCTGCTGGAGAGGGTGGTGGAGGCAGCTTTGGGGCAGGTGGAAGGAGGAGGTGAAGCGAAAGCAGATGAGGCAGCAGCACAGGAGGCCGCTGAGGAGGATGCCCTCGAAGCTGACGCAGAGGCAGAGGTGTTGGAGCAGGTggtagaggaggaggtggagggtgagGATACGGGCGCCAAGGGGGGAGATACTGATGttggagaggagcaggaggtaGCTGAGGTGGATGCATCTGAGGATGTAGCTGAGGGGGGCAAAGGGGTTGTCGAAGGGGAGGCTACAGCTGGATCTGTGGTGGAGACTACAGCAGGTGTAGAAACTGAagacagagaggtggagggggtggaggTTATTGATGAGTCTCTAGACACCCAAGTCAGTCAGGAGGTTGTAGAGGAAACTGGAGCTGCTTTAGAGGAGACAGGGGGGTATTTAGCAGCGGAGGAAGCACAGGCGGAGGACGGCAAGGAGCAGGTTGTGTTGTCAGAAGAAAACGGAGCagctgaaacagaaacacaggagGTAGAGGAAACTCCAGGAGTTGTGGAGGCTGCAGTAGAGTCTGACCCTAGCCTGGCAGTGTCTGACGTGGAACAGACAGGAGATCCATGGAAAAATGAAGAAACTATTGTGGATGAAATTGAAGGTGAGGTGATAGTACCCTCTTCTGATAATTATGAAATAGAGAGCACACAAAGTGTAGTGGGAGAACCAGTAGAAGAAGAGGAGGTAAACGTAATGAAGGGTGCTGAAGGATTGGGGGTAGAGGACGAACAAGGCTATTTAGTGGTGGAGGGAGGAGCTGCTGGAGAGGTAGAAGCAGAAGGTACAATAGTGGGGGAAGCAGAAGGGGGtgaaagacacagagagggtgTAGGCAAGGAGGAATCAGTGGCATTGGTAAATGAGGGGGGTGACCACCAAGCTGGAGAAGAGGATCACATTGCTCCGGAGACCTCACacagcagtgaaaaggaggaTCAAG AAGTGCTGGTGATCTCTGCCCCAGAGCCAGAGGACAGTGATGAAGTCTCCATAGAGCAGATCCCTGAGATTCAGGTGCCCACCCCCAGCCCATCCCTTGGTGGGGTGGAGGCCAGAGAAAACACCCTCGGTGATGAGAAATCCAGCGATGGCAATGAGATCATCACGCCTACTGATGACCTTTTGCCACATGACCCTGTCGTGGCCCAACCTACACTGGATAATTTTGTGAAGGATGGTCTCGCTGAAGCGCCTCAGGCAGAAGGGGAGAAACTAGGGGAGGCCAATGAGCTGGTGGAAGatacagctggaaacacag AGACAAGTGAGCTGGGCCTGGAGGCATGGAAGATTGGGGCTATTTCTGCTGCAGCCTTCCTGGTCTTGGAGACTGTTATCATCATTATCTATATCCTCAAATGTCGTAACAAAAACAG TGCCCCGGCCCTGCAGCGGGCATGTGAGGAAGGGTGTGTTGAACCGGAGGCAGCTACAGGAGGTGACTGCAGTGATGACACACTTCCTGCAGGCAATGGGGACGCTCAACA